The Actinomyces sp. oral taxon 414 genome has a segment encoding these proteins:
- a CDS encoding MFS transporter yields the protein MSIFESLRFHNYRVWFFAALVANTGSWMQRVAQDWLVLRVLTDDSASATGLTTALQFLPALLFSVHAGLVADRVDQRRFLIVTQSSMGLVSLVLGLDVLVGGARLWHVYLAAFASGLAVAYDAPARQIFVARMVPTDRLANAVGLNSASFNAARLLGPAASGLVIAWAGPGWVFLVNALTFLCPALALMTMRTGELYDVPRAARAKGQLREGLAYVRHRADLLLIIVIISVVSMFTLNFQVTMAAMVRSVFDLESDAYGTVSSVFAVGSLSGALWAARRKTPRVRTVIIAALLLGLSSLLMAAAPNYALFALSSIPVGLCVLTLLTSANQTIQLTTSPAVRGRVMSIYMMFLLGTTPVGAPVIGWVSDQWGPRAGIAAGGAAAVVSALAAVVWTRRHRCADSTYSSSRPFLCAGGADAAAVRPAAGANAAPAAAPSDGDAFETSSADPD from the coding sequence GTGTCCATCTTTGAGTCACTGAGGTTCCACAACTACCGGGTCTGGTTCTTCGCAGCCCTGGTCGCGAACACCGGCTCCTGGATGCAGCGCGTGGCCCAGGACTGGCTCGTCCTGCGCGTCCTGACCGACGACTCCGCCTCCGCCACCGGCCTGACCACGGCGCTCCAGTTCCTGCCGGCGCTGCTCTTCTCCGTCCACGCCGGCCTCGTCGCCGACCGAGTGGACCAGCGCCGCTTCCTCATTGTCACCCAGAGCTCGATGGGCCTGGTCTCGCTGGTGCTCGGGCTGGACGTCCTCGTCGGGGGCGCCCGACTGTGGCACGTCTACCTCGCCGCCTTCGCCTCGGGGCTCGCCGTCGCCTACGACGCGCCCGCCCGCCAGATCTTCGTCGCCCGCATGGTCCCCACGGACCGCCTGGCCAACGCCGTCGGCCTCAACTCCGCCTCATTCAACGCGGCGCGCCTGCTCGGGCCCGCCGCCAGCGGCCTGGTCATCGCCTGGGCGGGCCCCGGGTGGGTCTTCCTCGTCAACGCCCTGACCTTCCTGTGCCCGGCACTGGCCCTGATGACCATGAGGACGGGGGAGCTCTACGACGTCCCGCGCGCCGCCCGCGCCAAGGGGCAGCTGCGCGAGGGCCTGGCGTACGTCCGCCACCGCGCGGACCTGCTCCTCATTATTGTGATCATCTCCGTGGTCTCCATGTTCACCCTCAACTTCCAGGTCACCATGGCCGCGATGGTCCGCAGCGTCTTCGACCTGGAGTCCGACGCCTACGGCACCGTCTCGTCGGTCTTCGCGGTCGGCTCCCTGTCCGGCGCGCTGTGGGCGGCGCGGCGCAAGACCCCGCGCGTGCGCACCGTCATTATCGCTGCCCTCCTCCTCGGGCTCTCCTCGCTCCTCATGGCCGCCGCCCCGAATTACGCGCTCTTCGCCCTGTCCTCGATCCCCGTGGGCCTGTGCGTGCTGACCCTGCTCACCAGCGCCAACCAGACCATTCAGCTCACCACCTCCCCGGCGGTGCGCGGGCGGGTCATGAGCATCTACATGATGTTCCTCCTGGGGACCACGCCCGTCGGCGCGCCGGTCATCGGCTGGGTCAGTGACCAGTGGGGCCCGCGCGCGGGCATTGCCGCGGGCGGGGCGGCGGCCGTCGTCAGCGCCCTGGCGGCCGTGGTCTGGACCCGCCGCCACCGGTGCGCGGATTCGACCTACTCCTCCTCCCGGCCCTTCCTGTGCGCCGGCGGGGCCGACGCCGCCGCGGTCCGTCCCGCCGCCGGGGCCAACGCCGCCCCGGCGGCCGCCCCGTCCGACGGCGACGCATTCGAGACGTCGTCCGCCGACCCCGACTGA
- a CDS encoding NCS2 family permease — protein MNTRILALGRAIPQILNRFFRITERGSTIAREVRGGVVTFFTMSYILVLNPLILSAEHEGIAPLGTTEQIAAGTALVAGVMTILMGLIANYPMALAAGLGINAMVAYTLVGMNGMTYADAMGLIVIEGVIILVLVLTGFREAVFKAVPSHIKTAISVGIGLFIALIGLVDAKVVRAGGTPLELGLGGSLQGWPVLVFLFGLFLMIILHVRKVKGSILIGIAASTVLAAIIEAVAHLGAFNDDEKHGPLNLTGWSLSVPSLSGSPVEMPHPATLGQFSLLGSLNKVGIVSVVLLVFSLLLADFFDTMGTMVAIGAEGDLLDESGNPPRTREILVVDSLAAVAGGAGGVSSNTAYVESAAGVGEGARTGLASVVTGALFLASMFLAPVVSMVPYEAATPALVVVGFLMMTQVTDIDWKSPEIALPAFITIIMMPFSYSITNGIGSGFIAYLVVQLARGRVRQIHPLMWVAGALFVVYFTLTPIRAILGVS, from the coding sequence GTGAATACTCGTATCCTTGCCCTCGGAAGAGCGATCCCCCAAATCCTCAACAGGTTCTTCCGCATCACCGAGCGCGGTTCGACCATCGCCCGCGAGGTCCGCGGCGGCGTCGTCACCTTCTTCACGATGTCCTACATCCTCGTGCTCAACCCGCTCATCCTGTCCGCCGAGCACGAGGGCATCGCCCCGCTGGGCACCACCGAGCAGATCGCCGCCGGCACCGCCCTGGTCGCCGGGGTCATGACCATCCTCATGGGCCTGATCGCCAACTACCCCATGGCCCTGGCGGCGGGGCTGGGCATCAACGCGATGGTCGCCTACACCCTGGTCGGCATGAACGGCATGACCTACGCCGACGCCATGGGGCTGATCGTCATCGAGGGCGTCATTATCCTTGTCCTGGTGCTCACCGGTTTCCGCGAGGCCGTCTTCAAGGCCGTCCCGTCCCATATCAAGACCGCGATCAGCGTGGGCATCGGCCTGTTCATCGCCCTCATCGGCCTGGTGGACGCCAAGGTGGTGCGAGCCGGCGGCACCCCGCTGGAGCTGGGGCTGGGCGGGTCGCTTCAGGGCTGGCCGGTCCTCGTGTTCCTCTTCGGCCTGTTCCTCATGATCATCCTGCACGTGCGGAAGGTGAAGGGCTCCATCCTCATCGGCATCGCGGCCTCCACCGTTCTGGCTGCGATCATCGAGGCCGTCGCCCACCTGGGCGCCTTCAACGACGATGAGAAGCACGGCCCGCTCAATCTCACGGGCTGGTCCCTGTCCGTCCCGTCCCTGTCCGGCTCCCCGGTTGAGATGCCGCACCCGGCCACGCTGGGGCAATTCAGCCTCCTGGGCTCCCTGAACAAGGTCGGCATCGTCAGCGTCGTCCTGCTCGTCTTCTCCCTGCTGCTGGCCGACTTCTTCGACACCATGGGCACCATGGTCGCGATCGGCGCCGAGGGCGACCTCCTCGACGAGAGCGGCAACCCGCCGCGCACCCGCGAGATCCTCGTCGTCGACTCCCTGGCCGCGGTCGCCGGCGGCGCGGGCGGGGTGTCCTCCAACACCGCCTACGTCGAGTCCGCCGCGGGCGTGGGCGAGGGGGCGCGCACGGGCCTGGCCTCCGTGGTCACCGGCGCGCTGTTCCTGGCCAGCATGTTCCTCGCGCCGGTCGTCTCAATGGTCCCCTACGAGGCCGCCACCCCGGCCCTGGTCGTCGTCGGCTTCCTCATGATGACCCAGGTGACGGACATCGACTGGAAGTCCCCGGAGATCGCCCTGCCGGCCTTCATCACCATTATTATGATGCCCTTCTCCTACTCGATCACCAATGGCATCGGCTCGGGCTTCATCGCCTACCTGGTGGTCCAGCTGGCGCGCGGGCGGGTCAGGCAGATCCACCCGCTCATGTGGGTGGCCGGCGCCCTGTTCGTCGTCTACTTCACGCTCACGCCCATCAGGGCGATCCTGGGCGTGTCCTGA
- a CDS encoding NAD(P)-dependent oxidoreductase: MKILLTDTGYIDPSLIRDAGHDVVLFDETAPVPAEHRDAEGLVLWGGGGSGSAEILADMPGYLTRLRWIQTLAAGPDNVLAAGFPTSVAITSGRHFHDRTVAEHAAALALGCVRNLPTAVRAADRHEWEPTLGGAHPIHDPDRLTTLLRARVLVWGFGAIGIATAQLLTAFGANVRGVARSAGRRAGFEVIAVDDVESALPWTDLLVMVLPSTPQTAGALNAERLALLPRRAVVVNVGRGATVDQAALEAALRSGAISAAGLDVTDPEPLPADSTLWDAPNLLLTPHAAGGRVVGAVERIIANAAAVEATPLGEPITGLEAQVPRSSH, from the coding sequence ATGAAGATCCTCCTGACCGATACCGGCTACATCGACCCCTCCCTCATTCGCGACGCCGGGCACGACGTCGTCCTGTTCGACGAGACCGCGCCGGTCCCGGCCGAGCACCGCGACGCCGAGGGCCTGGTCCTGTGGGGCGGCGGCGGGTCGGGGAGTGCCGAGATCCTGGCGGATATGCCCGGCTACCTCACCCGCCTGCGCTGGATCCAGACGCTGGCCGCCGGGCCGGACAACGTCCTGGCCGCCGGCTTCCCGACCTCGGTGGCGATCACCTCGGGCCGCCACTTCCACGACCGCACCGTGGCCGAGCACGCCGCCGCCCTGGCGCTGGGCTGCGTGCGGAACCTGCCGACGGCGGTGCGCGCGGCCGACCGCCACGAGTGGGAGCCGACTCTGGGCGGCGCCCACCCCATCCACGACCCGGACCGCCTGACGACGCTGCTGCGGGCGCGGGTACTCGTGTGGGGCTTCGGCGCGATCGGGATCGCGACGGCGCAGTTGCTGACCGCCTTCGGGGCGAACGTGCGCGGGGTCGCGCGCTCGGCCGGGCGGCGCGCCGGCTTCGAGGTCATCGCGGTCGACGACGTCGAGTCGGCCCTGCCCTGGACCGACCTGCTGGTCATGGTGCTGCCGAGCACGCCGCAGACGGCGGGGGCGCTGAACGCCGAGCGCCTCGCACTGCTGCCGCGCCGCGCCGTCGTGGTCAATGTGGGCCGCGGCGCGACGGTGGACCAGGCGGCCTTGGAAGCGGCCCTGCGCTCGGGCGCCATTAGCGCGGCGGGACTCGACGTCACCGACCCCGAGCCCCTGCCCGCCGATTCCACGCTCTGGGACGCCCCGAACCTGCTGCTCACCCCGCACGCCGCCGGGGGCCGCGTGGTGGGGGCGGTGGAGCGGATCATCGCCAATGCGGCGGCGGTGGAGGCGACTCCGCTCGGCGAACCGATCACCGGCCTGGAGGCACAGGTCCCCCGCTCCTCTCACTGA
- a CDS encoding DUF3027 domain-containing protein: protein MTDTATHAATEMSTPIKPPGTAGTLADTATAELPRPGSLPTRAEAAAAAKDRTLTSPTAVGLAHAALSQITEPLSVGEHVAARSEGERLVTHLFECNLAGYRGWRWAVTLTRPPRSRTATICELELLPGEDAILAPTWIPWAERLRPSDITRADRLPRRETDERLEPGWEATGDEEGDAAGMDALDFGRARVLSPQGVRRAARRWYEGEHGPEADGVRKAHASCSTCGFFVPLAGPLRRIFGICANEWATDDGRVVSLDHGCGAHSETDLPDQGSEWPVLPSRLDESAMEPLGTDGVSLRGGLSRDQAEALAAGIDRELAERSADAGVEPGAGARSAGGPADGGAQPGAGAADAGSTQGAAHADGPDASDQDPAAKKIVKVTRVSRAGKATGTGGAGRTTGASRAGGTGGASRATRRSRASQVADTSEAVNAPEAVDSPHETESAAAPSSDGTLSTEDRRASALTAVADLAAGLGIVTEAQEEILVPRSLEELEARLPFRD, encoded by the coding sequence GTGACTGACACAGCGACTCATGCCGCAACTGAGATGTCGACCCCGATCAAGCCGCCCGGCACGGCCGGAACCCTGGCGGATACCGCCACGGCCGAGCTCCCCCGCCCCGGTTCCCTGCCCACCCGGGCCGAGGCCGCCGCGGCCGCCAAGGACCGGACTCTCACCTCCCCGACCGCCGTCGGACTCGCCCACGCCGCCCTGAGCCAGATCACCGAGCCGCTCAGCGTCGGCGAGCACGTCGCGGCCCGCAGCGAGGGCGAGCGGCTGGTGACCCATCTGTTCGAGTGCAACCTCGCCGGCTACCGCGGCTGGCGCTGGGCCGTGACCCTGACCCGGCCCCCGCGCAGCCGCACGGCCACGATCTGTGAACTGGAGCTGCTTCCCGGCGAGGACGCCATTCTCGCCCCGACCTGGATCCCCTGGGCGGAGCGCCTGCGCCCCAGCGACATCACCCGCGCCGACCGTCTGCCCCGCCGCGAGACCGACGAGCGCCTCGAACCCGGCTGGGAGGCCACGGGCGATGAGGAAGGCGACGCCGCGGGCATGGACGCCCTCGACTTCGGGCGGGCCCGCGTGCTGTCCCCCCAGGGCGTGCGGCGCGCCGCCCGCCGCTGGTACGAGGGCGAGCACGGCCCGGAGGCCGACGGCGTGCGCAAGGCCCACGCCTCCTGCTCCACCTGCGGGTTCTTCGTTCCGCTCGCCGGTCCGCTGCGCCGCATCTTCGGCATCTGCGCCAATGAGTGGGCGACCGACGACGGGCGCGTCGTCTCGCTCGACCACGGCTGCGGCGCCCACTCCGAGACGGACTTGCCCGACCAGGGGTCGGAGTGGCCGGTGCTGCCCTCGCGGCTCGACGAGAGCGCAATGGAGCCGCTCGGCACCGACGGCGTTTCCCTGCGCGGCGGACTGAGCCGGGACCAGGCCGAGGCCCTGGCGGCGGGTATCGACCGGGAACTGGCGGAGCGGTCGGCTGATGCGGGGGTCGAGCCGGGCGCGGGCGCGCGGTCCGCGGGTGGGCCTGCGGATGGGGGAGCGCAGCCGGGCGCGGGGGCTGCGGACGCCGGGAGCACGCAGGGCGCCGCGCATGCCGACGGTCCGGATGCGTCCGACCAGGATCCGGCGGCGAAGAAGATCGTCAAGGTCACCCGGGTCAGCAGGGCTGGCAAGGCTACCGGGACCGGCGGGGCTGGCAGGACCACCGGGGCCAGTAGGGCCGGCGGGACCGGCGGGGCCAGTAGGGCGACGAGGCGTTCCCGGGCGTCGCAGGTCGCCGACACGTCGGAGGCCGTCAATGCGCCGGAGGCCGTCGACTCACCGCATGAGACCGAATCGGCCGCGGCGCCGTCGTCGGACGGAACCCTGTCGACGGAGGATCGCCGCGCCTCGGCGCTGACCGCCGTCGCCGACCTGGCTGCCGGGCTCGGCATTGTGACCGAGGCTCAGGAGGAGATCCTTGTGCCCCGATCGCTGGAGGAGCTCGAGGCCAGGCTGCCCTTCCGCGACTGA
- a CDS encoding succinic semialdehyde dehydrogenase has product MTMPTTRSAASVPPPSVPPPSDAPPSGARPSDARRGPDAGRGDAADERGRAALRVLGLDDGADLTGEAMDVVSPLTGSPIGRVPRLGPDDVADAVRRARTAQRRWARTSMRERSRVLLAFHDLVWRLRDPLLDLVQWESGKARAHAFEELADTAMTARYYARAGARHLAARRRRGAVPGLTGVVVHHRPLGVVGIISPWNYPLTLAASDAVAALMAGNAVVLKPDSATPFTALAVRHLLTRAGADPGLFQVVTGPGSALGAPLIDAVDAVMFTGSTATGSAVASRAGGRLIPVSAELGGKNPLIVRADAPVGRAVRGTIKACFSNSGQLCISIERIYVHRDAWDRFVPALVRAAESLRVGATMDWEADMGPLISAEHLARVHAHVADAVAKGATVLTGGRALPQVGPTAYAPTLLTGVTEGMEVFAAETFGPVAALYRVSDDDEAVRLANASPYGLNASVWTVDLRTGVELAGRIRAGTVNVNEGYAAAWGSTAAPMGGMGASGLGRRHGPEGIVKYTRAQTVAVQRLMPLQAPPGVGEERWARAMTAWLRLARRLPGLDR; this is encoded by the coding sequence ATGACCATGCCGACGACGCGTTCCGCCGCGTCCGTCCCGCCCCCGTCCGTCCCGCCCCCGTCCGACGCGCCCCCGTCCGGTGCACGCCCGTCCGACGCGCGCCGCGGGCCCGACGCCGGGCGCGGAGACGCCGCCGACGAACGCGGCCGGGCGGCGCTGCGGGTCCTGGGCCTGGACGACGGCGCCGACCTGACCGGGGAGGCCATGGACGTCGTCTCGCCCCTGACCGGCTCGCCCATTGGCCGGGTCCCCCGCCTCGGCCCGGACGACGTCGCCGACGCCGTCCGGCGGGCCCGCACCGCCCAGCGGCGCTGGGCGCGCACCTCGATGCGCGAGCGCTCGCGGGTGCTGCTCGCCTTCCACGACCTGGTCTGGAGGCTGCGCGACCCCCTGCTCGACCTCGTCCAGTGGGAGTCGGGCAAGGCCCGCGCCCACGCCTTCGAGGAGCTGGCCGACACCGCCATGACCGCCCGCTACTACGCCCGCGCCGGCGCCCGCCACCTCGCCGCCCGGCGGAGGCGCGGGGCCGTGCCGGGCCTGACCGGGGTGGTCGTCCACCACCGCCCCCTGGGCGTGGTCGGCATCATCTCGCCGTGGAACTACCCCCTGACCCTAGCCGCCTCCGACGCCGTCGCGGCGCTCATGGCGGGCAACGCCGTCGTGCTCAAACCGGACTCGGCCACCCCGTTCACGGCCCTGGCCGTGCGCCATCTCCTGACGCGCGCCGGGGCGGATCCCGGCCTCTTCCAGGTGGTCACCGGGCCGGGCTCCGCCCTGGGCGCCCCGCTCATCGACGCCGTCGACGCCGTCATGTTCACCGGTTCGACGGCGACCGGCTCGGCGGTGGCCTCCCGGGCGGGCGGGCGCCTCATCCCCGTCTCCGCCGAACTCGGCGGGAAGAACCCGCTCATTGTGCGCGCCGACGCCCCCGTCGGCCGGGCCGTGCGCGGCACCATCAAGGCCTGCTTCTCCAACTCCGGCCAGCTGTGCATCTCCATCGAGCGCATCTACGTCCACCGGGACGCGTGGGACCGGTTCGTCCCCGCCCTCGTGCGGGCCGCCGAGTCCCTGCGCGTGGGCGCCACCATGGACTGGGAGGCCGACATGGGTCCTCTCATCAGCGCCGAGCATCTGGCCAGGGTCCACGCGCACGTGGCCGACGCCGTCGCCAAGGGCGCCACGGTTCTCACCGGCGGGCGCGCACTGCCGCAGGTCGGCCCCACCGCCTACGCCCCCACACTGCTGACCGGCGTCACCGAGGGGATGGAGGTGTTCGCCGCCGAGACCTTCGGGCCGGTGGCGGCGCTGTACCGCGTGTCCGACGACGATGAGGCCGTGCGCCTGGCCAATGCCTCCCCCTATGGGCTCAACGCCTCGGTGTGGACTGTCGACCTGCGCACCGGGGTCGAGCTGGCCGGGCGGATCCGCGCCGGGACGGTCAATGTCAACGAGGGCTACGCCGCGGCGTGGGGCTCGACGGCCGCCCCCATGGGCGGAATGGGCGCCTCCGGGCTCGGCCGCCGCCACGGCCCCGAGGGGATTGTCAAGTACACCCGGGCCCAGACGGTCGCCGTCCAGCGCCTCATGCCCCTTCAGGCGCCGCCGGGCGTCGGCGAGGAGCGGTGGGCGAGGGCGATGACCGCCTGGCTGCGCCTGGCCCGGCGCCTGCCCGGACTCGACCGCTAG
- a CDS encoding helicase-associated domain-containing protein, with translation MAGVEELAVHLTALSDVALASLLAARPDLIAPPSPSLTSLAARAGARPSVERALTDLDAPALDVARAVLVTGSQDPAALAAALGADEEAVAVRLEQLTRLCLLTAAGPVGGLVEALRPGPGAVSATGTSASSAPAPGAAASRASPAAAPAPGAAALSALSRGPDPAELDVQDAAAVADQCARAAEELVRLTSALLAEWGRESAPILRSGGVGARALARTAQALDLEPATAATLIELTASAGLLGLDAEGEAWVPARPAADWTRAELPERWARLAAAWTGSARTPWLVGTRSDDGSLRPVLGDDVEAPWARRLRRRILTLLEGLPEGAAATPTWVRAALTHARPRRPVPAGAVTAVLAEAELLGATGGGSLTRPGRVLARSLPSAPDEPPARAQDDAALLEALEAALARDLPTPVETLLVQSDLTAVVPGRPAPVLAELLERAAAVESRGGALTVRFTAESVRGALDAGLSADELVEALERFTPGPLPSALTVLIDDVARRHGAVRVRGISSLLRVPDPAVAAGLIANARLRDLELAEAAPGVLVSTAPPGRVLRELREAGLAPVLEDANGRLLLAPGAADGARRDAPPESHRPGAGGPVRRRRPTAGDLAAHVGRMRAGEKERAGAPAATDPVHVLALLRQARAARARLRLRLAAGDGSVQERTVRVLAVESGRARLADLDRQTELTAALHRIVSVEPDLAAPPDR, from the coding sequence GTGGCCGGCGTCGAGGAGCTGGCCGTCCACCTCACGGCCCTGTCCGACGTCGCACTCGCCTCCCTCCTGGCCGCGCGCCCCGACCTCATTGCCCCGCCCTCGCCCTCCCTGACGAGTCTGGCGGCGCGCGCCGGAGCGCGCCCCAGCGTCGAACGGGCGCTGACAGATCTCGATGCCCCCGCCCTCGACGTCGCCCGGGCGGTCCTGGTCACGGGCTCCCAGGACCCGGCGGCGCTCGCGGCTGCGCTCGGCGCGGATGAGGAGGCGGTGGCGGTCCGCCTGGAGCAACTGACGCGCCTGTGCCTGCTCACGGCCGCCGGGCCGGTCGGCGGCCTGGTCGAGGCCCTGCGTCCTGGCCCCGGTGCCGTGTCCGCAACCGGCACCAGTGCCTCCTCCGCCCCCGCGCCCGGCGCGGCCGCCTCTCGCGCGTCCCCCGCTGCCGCCCCCGCGCCCGGCGCGGCGGCGCTGTCCGCGCTCAGCCGCGGCCCGGACCCGGCCGAGCTGGACGTCCAGGACGCGGCCGCCGTCGCCGACCAGTGCGCCCGCGCCGCCGAGGAGCTGGTGCGCCTGACCTCCGCCCTGCTGGCCGAGTGGGGCCGCGAGAGCGCCCCGATCCTGCGCTCCGGCGGCGTGGGCGCCCGGGCCCTGGCCCGCACGGCGCAGGCCCTCGACCTCGAGCCCGCCACGGCCGCGACCCTCATCGAGCTGACCGCCTCCGCCGGGCTGCTCGGTCTGGACGCCGAGGGGGAGGCCTGGGTGCCGGCCCGCCCCGCCGCCGACTGGACGCGGGCGGAGCTGCCCGAGCGCTGGGCCCGGCTGGCCGCCGCCTGGACGGGCAGCGCCCGCACGCCCTGGCTGGTCGGCACCCGCTCCGACGACGGCTCCCTGCGCCCGGTGCTGGGCGACGACGTCGAGGCGCCGTGGGCGCGCAGGCTGCGCCGTCGGATCCTGACGCTGCTCGAGGGTCTGCCGGAGGGCGCCGCGGCCACCCCGACCTGGGTGCGCGCCGCCCTCACCCACGCCCGGCCGCGACGCCCCGTCCCCGCCGGCGCGGTGACGGCGGTCCTGGCGGAGGCCGAACTGCTCGGCGCGACCGGTGGCGGCTCCCTCACGCGTCCCGGACGGGTGCTGGCCCGATCCCTCCCGAGCGCTCCCGACGAGCCGCCCGCCCGGGCGCAGGACGACGCCGCCCTGCTGGAGGCCCTCGAGGCGGCGCTGGCGCGGGACCTGCCGACGCCGGTGGAGACGCTCCTCGTCCAGTCTGACCTCACGGCGGTCGTCCCGGGGCGGCCCGCCCCCGTCCTGGCCGAGCTCCTCGAGCGCGCCGCCGCCGTCGAGTCGCGCGGCGGGGCGCTCACGGTGCGCTTCACTGCGGAGTCGGTGCGCGGCGCCCTGGACGCCGGCCTGTCCGCGGACGAGCTGGTGGAGGCCCTGGAGCGCTTCACGCCCGGACCGCTGCCGAGCGCCCTGACGGTCCTCATCGACGACGTCGCCCGCCGCCACGGGGCCGTGCGCGTCCGCGGGATCTCCAGCCTCCTGCGCGTGCCCGACCCGGCGGTGGCCGCGGGCCTGATCGCGAACGCGCGACTGCGGGACCTGGAGCTGGCGGAGGCGGCGCCGGGGGTGCTCGTCTCGACGGCGCCGCCCGGCCGGGTCCTGCGCGAACTGCGTGAGGCGGGGCTCGCCCCCGTCCTGGAGGACGCGAATGGCCGCCTGCTGCTCGCACCGGGTGCCGCGGACGGCGCCCGCCGGGACGCGCCGCCGGAGAGTCACCGGCCCGGTGCGGGCGGTCCGGTCCGACGCCGCAGGCCCACGGCCGGTGACCTGGCGGCTCACGTGGGGCGGATGCGCGCGGGCGAGAAGGAGCGCGCGGGTGCGCCGGCGGCGACCGACCCGGTCCACGTCCTGGCCCTGCTGCGTCAGGCCCGGGCCGCCCGCGCCCGGCTCCGGCTGCGCCTGGCCGCCGGCGACGGCAGCGTCCAGGAGCGCACGGTCCGGGTGCTCGCGGTGGAGAGCGGTCGGGCGCGCCTGGCCGACCTCGACCGCCAGACCGAGCTGACGGCCGCCCTCCACCGGATCGTGTCGGTCGAGCCCGACCTCGCCGCGCCGCCGGACCGGTGA
- the folE gene encoding GTP cyclohydrolase I FolE: MSYDAEGVRRAVRDLLVAIGEDPDREGLRQTPERMSRAFAEMFSGLGEDPGAHVERVFDVGHSEMVLVRDIPLYSVCEHHLLPFHGTAHVAYIPGPEGRVTGLSKVARLVDGYARRPQVQERLTAQVADAMIERLGAQGVLVVVEAEHLCMSMRGVHKPGANTVTSAVRGLLRNAATRSEAMSLILGRRS; the protein is encoded by the coding sequence GTGAGCTACGACGCCGAGGGCGTGCGCCGGGCGGTGCGCGACCTGCTCGTGGCCATCGGCGAGGACCCCGACCGCGAGGGCCTGCGCCAGACCCCCGAGCGGATGTCGCGCGCCTTCGCGGAGATGTTCTCCGGCCTCGGCGAGGACCCCGGGGCCCATGTGGAGCGGGTCTTCGACGTCGGGCACTCCGAGATGGTGCTCGTGCGCGACATTCCGCTGTACTCGGTGTGCGAGCACCACCTGCTGCCCTTCCACGGGACGGCACACGTGGCCTACATCCCCGGGCCCGAGGGGCGGGTGACGGGCCTGAGCAAGGTGGCGCGGCTCGTGGACGGCTACGCCCGCCGGCCCCAGGTCCAGGAGCGGCTGACGGCGCAGGTGGCCGACGCCATGATCGAGCGGCTGGGCGCCCAGGGCGTCCTCGTCGTCGTCGAGGCCGAGCACCTGTGCATGTCCATGCGCGGCGTCCACAAGCCCGGTGCCAACACGGTGACGAGCGCGGTGCGCGGCCTGCTGCGCAACGCCGCCACCCGCAGCGAGGCCATGAGCCTCATCCTGGGGCGCCGGTCCTAA